The Verrucomicrobium spinosum DSM 4136 = JCM 18804 DNA segment AGAGTCGTTCGCAGATGGGGCGGTGGTTGGAGAGGGAGTGGAAGCGGGCAGCGAGGAGGGCTCTGCCGCAGCGGCGACGTGAAGAGATGGACTGGCCAGGACGCAGGCACAGCCAACCAGGGAGAGAAGGGATTTAGGGGGCATGCCGTGGAGAAAAAGCATGCCAGTGCTGTGAAGCGATTGCCAGCGCGAAATGCAGTGGGGCGGGAGGATCGGTGATGCAGGGTGAGAGCGACGGTTTGTGGAACTCGCTTCGGAGTTCCCAGCTTCTTGGCAAGCGCACCCAGGGTGGCGACCGCTTCGCGGTCTGACCTTGGGCTTGGTTGTGTGACGCCGTTGGCGTCGGGGTGGCGGGGGGGGGTGGGAGACGAGGGGCGCGTGCACGAGACGGTTGAAGACCCACCTGACTCACGAGAGCGCATGTTCAGTAAGAGGAGCGAGGGGATTCTTGTCCCGGTCCCGGTCTCGACCAAACGTCCCGTGAAGACTCCTCGTTTACTCAGCGTCCAAACCTCCCTGCAACCTCTGTAGGGCGACCGCCCCGGTTGCCTCAGTCAGGGGTGGCGCGCGGCAAGCGGAGCGCTTGCCCTACAGGGCGTCTGGGGCGGCGTTGAACTACCAATGGCCCTTGGATGTTCTGTTCCTGACCTCGCCTCCAACTACCCTGGGTTGTAGGGCGACCGCTTCGGTTGCCGCAGTCAGGGGCAGCGCTCGGCAAGCGGAGCGCTTGCCCTACAGGGCGTCTGATGCGGCGTTGAACGACCAATGGCCCTTGGATGTGCTGCTCCTGACCTCGCCTCCAAACACCCTGGGTTGTAGGGCGACCGCCCCGGTTGCCTCAGTCAGGGGCAGCGCTCGGCAAGCGGGGCGCTTGCCCTACAGGGCGCCAGGGGGGAGTTGAACGACCAATGGCCCTTGGATGTGCTGCTCCTGACCACGCATCCAACTACCCTGGGTTGTAGGGCGACCGCCTCGGTTGCCGAATCAGGGGTGGCGCGCGGCAAGCGGAGCGCTTGCCCTACAGGGCGTCTGGGTGGCGTTGAACGACCAATGGCCCTTGGATGTTCTGTTCCTGACCTCGCCTCCAACCACCTTGGGTTGTAGGGCGACCGCCTCGGTTGCCGAATCAGGGGTGGCGCGCGGCAAGCGGAGCGCTTGCCCTACAGGGCGTCTGGGTGGCGTTGAACGACCAATGGCCCTTGGATGTGCTGCTCCTGACCTCGCCTCCAACCACCTTGGGTTGTAGGGCGACCGCTTCGGTTGCCGAATCAGGGGTGGCGCGCGGCAAGCGGAGCGCTTGCCCTACAGGGCGTCTGGGGCGGCGTTGAACGACCAATGGCCCTTGGATGTGCTGCTCCTGACCTCGCATCCAACTACCCTGGGTTGTAGGGCGACCGCTTCGGTTGCCGAATCAGGGGTGGCGCGCGGCAAGCGGAGCGCTTGCCCTACAGGGCGTCTGGGGTGGCGTTGAACGACCAATGGCCCTTGGATGTGCTGCTCCTGACCTCGCATCCAATTGCCCCGGGGTTGTAGGGCGACCGCCTCGGTTGCCTCGGTCAGGGGTCGCTTGTGGCAAGCGGGGCGCTTGCCCTACAGGGTGCTGGGCGATGGGGACGCGGCGTCGAAGCAGCGCGCCAGTCGCTCCGCTTTCCCTCGGCGGTTGTGGGTGCTGGCACCGACCGCCGCGCCTTGCTCTGACCCTGCCGCACGGCGGCCGGGGTTCGTGATTCCTCTGAGAAAATCTCGAGCGATCACGTTTCATCCTTGCTCATCCGGTCATTGCACGGGTGTGGACATCGATCTGCCTTTGTCATGTCATGAACGCCTGCACCCGCTTCCTCCAGCACCGCCTGTTCCCGTTGGTCCAGGTTTTCGCCATCACGACCGTCGTGTTCCTGCCGCTCTCCGCCCACGCCTGGGGGGAGCCGCATCTGGCCATCACGAAGGCGGCCACGGAGGTGCTGCCGGACTGGCAGAAAGAACTGCTGGGCCCCGAGATGGAAATGCTGGCGGGCAAGTACTGCCTGATCCCCGATGAGGTGTACACGGACAAGGAGAATGCCAGGTACGCGGCGATGCCGGAGACGCGGCCGGGGGAGGTGTACCTGCTCAACCTGCATCTGCCGGATGCCTCCCAGGCGGTGAATCTGGACGCGCTGCGTTATTTCATGGGCCGGGCGGTGGCGGCGCTCAAGGCGGGGCAGACGACCGATGCGGCCAAGTACCTGGGCACGATCTGCCACCAGCTGGAGGACTACGGCAGCCCGTCGCATACGGTTCCGGGTGATAACATGTTCACCCTGCTCACCCAGTTCCTGCCGCCGCCTGACGACATGAAGGGCCTGCCCATGCACGGTCCCATCGAAAACGGGACGCTGGACGTGAAGATCCCCGGCTACAAACCGCAACTGCTGGGCCTGAGTGTGGAGGAGGCCTCATGGCGTCTGCTGCACCGCATCCACGAAGGCATCCTCAATGCCCGGCAGACCACCCTCCCCATCCTGCAGGCGCTCTATGCGAAAGACCCGGAGACGGTGAAGACCTGGCAGATGAAGGCGGCGGTGGTGGATGCGCAGGTCACGGCGGATGCGCTCTACACCGTGCTCTGCCTGGCCCAGGAGCGTGGCGAGCCCGCGGAGCTGACGGCATTGCGCGATGTGGACATCGCGGGCTTCTTTCCCATCGAGGCCGTGAACCTCTACTACCCCCAATCGCAGTTCGCCGGCTCACCGAACTGGGGCTGTGCCCGCAGCGGGTTCCTCATGGAGAAAGGCACCCGTCCCGTTCCCCTGAAGCTGGCTGCCCCTGCTGCCACACGCGACAACGCACCCGCAGAGACCCGCGAACTCACCCGCGGCATCAGCGTGGTGATGGGCAAGACCCTGACCTTCCCTCTGCCCAAGAATGTCTATGGCCGCTTCACCGTGCTGGCCGGGTTGCACCCTGAACTGGGGGCCAGGGGGCGCGTCGAATTCACGGTGCTGGGCGATGGCAAACCGCTCGGCAGTGTCACCGTCAACGGCACGGATCCCGCGCAGCTCATGACCTGTGACCTCACCGGTATTTCCTCGCTACAGCTCCTCGCGAAGGGGCGGGGGCTTGATCCCAAGGCGAACTACGCCATCTGGGGAGAGCCGAGGGTCGGTAAGAGGTAAATGGTAAGAGGTGAGCGGTGAATGGTAAGCGGAAAGCAACGAGCCAGGGCGAATATGTTGGCCTGACGCACTGACGCACTGACCTGCCGACGCACTGGTTTACTGAGCTCCGTTCTTCCGTGCTTGTTCGAGGTTCCGGACGCGTTCCATGAGCTCGGGGAGCTGGCGGCCGGCGACCATGCGGCGGCGTTCTTCCATGACGGGGGTGGCGGGGAAGCCCATGTAGGTTCCTGAACCGGGGGGGAGGTCCTTGGTCACGACCGTGCGGGCGGCGAGTGTGCACTGGGAACCGATGCTGACATGACCGGCGACACCGGACTGTGCAGCGATGACGACGTAGTCGCCCACCCGGGAACTGCCGGCGATGCCGCAGCCGGCGATAATGATGCAATGCTTGCCCACCACCACGTTGTGGGCGATCTGCACCTGGTTGTCGATCTTGGTGCCTTCTCCGATCCAGGTGCGGCCGAAGCGGGCGCGGTCCACGGTGGAGCTGGCACCGATCTCCACGTCATCGTCGAGCTGGACGATGCCGGACTGGCGCACCTTCCGGTGGCGGCCATCCTTGAACACATAGCCAAAGCCATCGGCCCCAATCACGGAGCTGGAGTGGAGGACGACGCGGTCACCGAGCTGGCAGCCTTCATGCACCGTGGAGTTGGCGTGCATGCGGCAGTCTTCGCCCATGGAGACACCCCGGCCGACAAAACAGCCGGCACCTACCTCGGAGCCGTCGCCGATGTGGACACCGTCTTCAATCACCGCGTTTGGGCCGATCTTTATCTTGTCCAGGTTCGTGTCCACGCAATTGCCCACCACAGCAGAGGCATGAACGCCGGGGGTGAAGGGTTCGGGCTGGAGGCCGAAGCGCTCCGTGACGGTCTCAAAGGCCACGGAGGGATTCTGAACGCCCAGACAAACCACATTTTCCGGAAACACGGTCCAGTCCATGGGCATGAGGACGGCGGTGGCCTGGGTCTGTTCCAACAGGCGGCGGTACCGCATGTCGCTAAAGAAACTCAGGTCTCCGGGGCCGGCTTCTTTCAGTGAGGCAAAGCCTGAAATGAGCGTGCTAATGCTACCGGACAACAGCTGTGCCGGAAGAAGAGCCATGAGTTCCGACACGGGGATGTACATCGCCCCTTTTCGCATAGTCGCCGCCATATGATAGGGATTTGACAGTAAAAGTGTATCAGGGGTTCATCTTGAGGAGTGAGAAACGGGTTGCGCATTCCTGCACAGGGCGGAAGGAACAGGGAGCCCACGGGGGTTTTGCGCCTGTGCGGACGCAGCCT contains these protein-coding regions:
- a CDS encoding NPCBM/NEW2 domain-containing protein, producing the protein MNACTRFLQHRLFPLVQVFAITTVVFLPLSAHAWGEPHLAITKAATEVLPDWQKELLGPEMEMLAGKYCLIPDEVYTDKENARYAAMPETRPGEVYLLNLHLPDASQAVNLDALRYFMGRAVAALKAGQTTDAAKYLGTICHQLEDYGSPSHTVPGDNMFTLLTQFLPPPDDMKGLPMHGPIENGTLDVKIPGYKPQLLGLSVEEASWRLLHRIHEGILNARQTTLPILQALYAKDPETVKTWQMKAAVVDAQVTADALYTVLCLAQERGEPAELTALRDVDIAGFFPIEAVNLYYPQSQFAGSPNWGCARSGFLMEKGTRPVPLKLAAPAATRDNAPAETRELTRGISVVMGKTLTFPLPKNVYGRFTVLAGLHPELGARGRVEFTVLGDGKPLGSVTVNGTDPAQLMTCDLTGISSLQLLAKGRGLDPKANYAIWGEPRVGKR
- the lpxD gene encoding UDP-3-O-(3-hydroxymyristoyl)glucosamine N-acyltransferase; its protein translation is MAATMRKGAMYIPVSELMALLPAQLLSGSISTLISGFASLKEAGPGDLSFFSDMRYRRLLEQTQATAVLMPMDWTVFPENVVCLGVQNPSVAFETVTERFGLQPEPFTPGVHASAVVGNCVDTNLDKIKIGPNAVIEDGVHIGDGSEVGAGCFVGRGVSMGEDCRMHANSTVHEGCQLGDRVVLHSSSVIGADGFGYVFKDGRHRKVRQSGIVQLDDDVEIGASSTVDRARFGRTWIGEGTKIDNQVQIAHNVVVGKHCIIIAGCGIAGSSRVGDYVVIAAQSGVAGHVSIGSQCTLAARTVVTKDLPPGSGTYMGFPATPVMEERRRMVAGRQLPELMERVRNLEQARKNGAQ